TGCGATGGTAAAGATATCACCAGAAAAACGGAATTTTCCAAGCGTGTCGCTAAACTGAGCATTATCCAACGTCATGTTCATCGCGTTAAAATCCATCAATCCATCTTCGGTGCTCCAACTGCCGTTGACTAACCCTAAGTTTTTGATGGTGCTATCCAGATAATCAACAGACCAGTTTTTCCCTTGCAGTTTGGCATTAGTGATATTGAGATCTTTAACATAAGTAGCTGGCAGATGGCGGATTTTTTCTTTTAAGTCGCCCAGAGTCATCGGTGTTTGCCAGCGAATGTCACTGAGCAGGATATTATTCCAGTGCCAACTGCCGTCCGGTAATTGCTGACCATCACCAGAAATTGCACCTCGCAGAAATGTTGCGCCAAAAGAGTCGATAGTCAGGGCTTTATTTAGGTAACTGCCCTGCACAACGGCATTTTCAACAGATATGTCATTTAAACGGATCGTACTGGCACTGAATTGATATTTTCCATTACCAAATGGGTTGCCCATAGCAGGAGCCCAGGGTGTAATGCCGCCTGTAATATTCTCCCCCTGAATATGTGTGTTGGGCCTTTCTAGCTGAATATTCATCTGGTTCAGTTGTAAGATATCCGCTTGTAAAAGAGGGGGAAATTGATTTTCAAACAGTAGCAGCGTCCCTTGTTGCAAAGTCAAACGATGGAGATTTTTGGGGGACAGTAAATGCTGCCATTTAAAATCGAGATTAATGGTATTGGCGTTGAGAGAGAAAGGACTTTGTTTGTCCCGAATATCAACATGGTTAAACGTTAAGGTAGCAGGTTGCTGCCAACTGTGGCTGATGCTTTCAATACTGACTTGATAATGTCCTTGTTTGCTGAGCCATTGGCTTAACTGTTTAGCGCCCCAATGCGTCTGGACAACAACATAGATAACTATGGTTGCCAAAATTAGTAACACTAAAAGAGTGACAAAAAACTTCCCTAACCACCTCATTATTTCACCTCAACAGTGTGACCTTCCAATAGAAGCCCTTTTATGCCGTAAAATAGAGAAGCACTCAATAGATGATTTAGCTAAAAAAAGAAAACTCCCGCGGCTAAGGCGGGAGAAAAGTATCATACAAAAAATCTGCCAACTATTTTTCCTGAGGAAAAATCAGGTTAAGCAGAATGGCAGTTAACCCACCTGCGGCAATACCTGAAGAGAGTAAGTTTTTCACCCAATCAGGGGCAAACTGTAAAATCAGTGGTTGTTGAGAGACTCCTAATCCCACGGCCAGAGACAGTGCAATAATCATAATAGAACGTCGATTCAAAGGCTCACGAGAAACAATTCTGATACCAGATGCGGCGATAGTACCAAACATCACAATTGTCGCCCCTCCCAGAACCGGCTCAGGAATATGTTGTACAAAACCAGCCACAGCGGGAAACAGCCCCAATAGAATTAACATTAAAGCAATCATGTAACCGACATAGCGACTGGCAACACCGGTTAGCTGGATCACCCCATTGTTCTGACCAAAACAGGAGTTTGGAAATGTATTGAACACGGCTGATACCATAGAATTGAGGCCATTTGCCAGTACACCGCCCTTAACACGCTTCATGTAAAGTGGCCCGCTGACAGGTTGCTCGGAGACATCTGAGGTAGCAGTGATATCGCCAATCGTTTCCAGTGATGTCACCATAAAAATCAAAATCAGTGGGATCAACAGATTCCAGTCAAAAGACAAACCATAATAGAGTGGAGCTGGGATAATGATGATTGGTGCATCTTCTTTTGGTGTTGATACGGGCAACATATCCATATACCAGGCCAGCAGATAACCCATTGCCATAGCAATGACCAGAGAAGCAACACGTAAATAAGGGTTATTTTGGCGATTCAGTAACACGATGACGGCAAGAACCGTTCCTGCAAGCAGCAAGTTTTCATGTGCGCCAAATGTGCCATTTTGAATTGCAGCATAACCGCCTCCAATCGAGGTTAATCCTACTTGAATTAATGACAGACCAATAATCATCACCACGATACCGGATACCAGAGGTGTAATGATCCGTCTTGCTAAATGCAACACTCGCGAAAGCAGCACTTCCGTCATGGAGGCGAGCATCAGTGTCCCGAACAGAGTAGCCATCATAGTGGGAATATCTACACCGCCATTTTTCAACGCCAGGCCACCCATAATCAGCGGGGCAACGAAATTAAAACTGGTGCCCTGAATTGAAAGCAACCCAGAACCAACAGGTCCCCAAGAGCGAATTTGAATAAGTGATGCCACACCTGAGGCAAACAGGGACATACTGATAATGCGTTGGGTATCCTGCTCTGGAAGCCCCAGAGCCTGGCAAATCAGCATTGCTGGCGTAATAACAGCCACAAACATAGCCAGTAAATGTTGGCAGGCAGCAAATAGAGCATGTGGGAACGGTGGCTTATCTTCCAGACGATAGATAAGTTCATTGTTTGAGTTATTGGGAACTTCTGATGAATTGGATTCACGGGGTAAATTGACCATGTTGTGAAATTCCAGATAGACAAAAAGCGCATTTTAATGATTCTCAACAGTAAAGCAATCGTTTGCGTAAAGTTTTCATTATCAAATGCAGCTTAAATTCGTCACATTTTTAAATGTTTTAACTTGTGTTTATGAGTAATTTTCTTTCTAATCCAACCCTTACCTGCTCTTGGCGTTTTTATAGGATGATTATAACGTCGTATTAATTTTACATAACACTAACAATGGATGAGGTACATAAATGTATCATCTAGATATTTATGGCACGCTCGTTGCTGCCACACTTGTTTTGCTACTAGGAAGAAAACTCGTACAATCAGTCCCATTCCTTGAAAAATATACTATTCCTGAACCTGTCGCGGGTGGATTATTGGTTGCGTTAGTTCTGCTGGCAGTTAAACAATCTATAGGTTGGGAAGTCAGTTTTGATTTATCTCTCCAAGAGCCTCTCATGTTGATGTTCTTTGCCACAATCGGCTTGAACGCTAATCTTGCCAGCCTGAAAGCCGGCGGAAAATCTTTGGTCATTTTTGTCTTCGTGGTTGTTGGCCTGTTATTTGTACAGAACACCGTAGGTATCGCATTGGCGAAAATGCTTGGCCTTGATCCATTAATGGGATTGCTGGCAGGCTCGATTACACTATCTGGTGGTCATGGAACAGGCGGTGCTTGGGGTAAGGTATTCACTGAGCGCTATGGCTTTGAAAATGCAACGGAAGTGGCAATGGCATGTGCAACATTCGGTCTGGTTTTAGGTGGCCTGATTGGTGGTCCGGTCGCCCGCATGTTGGCGAAAAATACCCAAACCCCAGGATTGGGGGCTGAGGATACCGAGCTGCCGACGGCATTTGAGAAACCTTATACTGGTCGGCTTATTACGCCATTAGTGATGGTGGAAACTATTGCTATGGTTTCCATTTGCTTATTGGCGGGTAAGTTTATTGAGAAATTGCTACAAGGCACGGCCTTTGAATTGCCGACGTTTGTATGTGTCCTGTTTGTTGGTGTCATTCTTAGTAACGGCTTATCTCTGCTTGGTTTTTATCGGGTCTTTGACAGGGCGGTTTCGGTCTTGGGTAACGTGAGTTTATCGTTGTTCCTGGCAATGGCCTTGATGAGTCTGAAACTGTGGCAATTGGCTTCCCTTGCGCTGCCAATGCTGATTATCCTTGCCGTGCAGGCAGTGGTTATGGCTTTATATGCTATTTTCGTCACTTACCGTATCATGGGCAAGAATTTCGACGCGGCAGTATTATCAGCCGGTCACTGTGGTTTTGGCTTAGGTGCAACACCAACAGCCATCGCGAATATGCAAGCTATCACTGATCGTTTTGGGCCATCACATGTGGCATTCTTACTCGTACCTATGGTGGGTGCATTCTTTATTGATATCGTCAACGCT
The sequence above is drawn from the Xenorhabdus ishibashii genome and encodes:
- a CDS encoding AsmA family protein; the protein is MRWLGKFFVTLLVLLILATIVIYVVVQTHWGAKQLSQWLSKQGHYQVSIESISHSWQQPATLTFNHVDIRDKQSPFSLNANTINLDFKWQHLLSPKNLHRLTLQQGTLLLFENQFPPLLQADILQLNQMNIQLERPNTHIQGENITGGITPWAPAMGNPFGNGKYQFSASTIRLNDISVENAVVQGSYLNKALTIDSFGATFLRGAISGDGQQLPDGSWHWNNILLSDIRWQTPMTLGDLKEKIRHLPATYVKDLNITNAKLQGKNWSVDYLDSTIKNLGLVNGSWSTEDGLMDFNAMNMTLDNAQFSDTLGKFRFSGDIFTIASLTTHYQKGLFNIQSQWDRKNRLLTLKESSVTGLLYALPPTWLNYFKQPAPEWISEVKLNDITINNTLLIDTNPNFPFQLTTLAAHINNMDILKNGKWGLWNGQASLQAAAGTFNKIEITRPYLQLHAKDGKVTIDKLNGFTREGLLQMTGSAEQQTAHIPFNLNFKGMNADLNILPQWGWIPLKIQGEGNFSLAITGDLSADDVKGTINGTLVAEDKSSDKESQSVEQGLISTNRCTPKAPSSVDNPEAENSTTGHSTESQICAKIKL
- a CDS encoding nucleobase:cation symporter-2 family protein, with amino-acid sequence MVNLPRESNSSEVPNNSNNELIYRLEDKPPFPHALFAACQHLLAMFVAVITPAMLICQALGLPEQDTQRIISMSLFASGVASLIQIRSWGPVGSGLLSIQGTSFNFVAPLIMGGLALKNGGVDIPTMMATLFGTLMLASMTEVLLSRVLHLARRIITPLVSGIVVMIIGLSLIQVGLTSIGGGYAAIQNGTFGAHENLLLAGTVLAVIVLLNRQNNPYLRVASLVIAMAMGYLLAWYMDMLPVSTPKEDAPIIIIPAPLYYGLSFDWNLLIPLILIFMVTSLETIGDITATSDVSEQPVSGPLYMKRVKGGVLANGLNSMVSAVFNTFPNSCFGQNNGVIQLTGVASRYVGYMIALMLILLGLFPAVAGFVQHIPEPVLGGATIVMFGTIAASGIRIVSREPLNRRSIMIIALSLAVGLGVSQQPLILQFAPDWVKNLLSSGIAAGGLTAILLNLIFPQEK
- the gltS gene encoding sodium/glutamate symporter; the encoded protein is MYHLDIYGTLVAATLVLLLGRKLVQSVPFLEKYTIPEPVAGGLLVALVLLAVKQSIGWEVSFDLSLQEPLMLMFFATIGLNANLASLKAGGKSLVIFVFVVVGLLFVQNTVGIALAKMLGLDPLMGLLAGSITLSGGHGTGGAWGKVFTERYGFENATEVAMACATFGLVLGGLIGGPVARMLAKNTQTPGLGAEDTELPTAFEKPYTGRLITPLVMVETIAMVSICLLAGKFIEKLLQGTAFELPTFVCVLFVGVILSNGLSLLGFYRVFDRAVSVLGNVSLSLFLAMALMSLKLWQLASLALPMLIILAVQAVVMALYAIFVTYRIMGKNFDAAVLSAGHCGFGLGATPTAIANMQAITDRFGPSHVAFLLVPMVGAFFIDIVNAAVIKLYLLLPIFPSVAG